In Methanolacinia paynteri, the DNA window GAAGATGACGCCATAATTGCGATGGACATGGAGCAGGTCCTGAACGGGAAAGGCTACAAAGTGGTTGGAAGGGTCGACAGGGGGGAGAAGGCTCTTGCTGCGGTTGAAGAGAAGAAGCCGGATATCGTGCTTATGGATATCAACATAAAAGGAAGCGTAAACGGCATTGATGTTGCAAAGATGCTCCTTAACGATATTCACATAAAGGTGATCTACGTTACGGCATATTCCGATGTCAATATGAAGGAGAAGGCGTTTGAGACCGAACCGGTAGGCTATCTTATAAAGCCTGTTCGCGAGACCGAGCTTATAGACATGATAAGGCAGGCGACCGGCGGGGATTCGTGATCCGGCGTTTAAAGAACTGAAAACCAGAAAAATTGCTTTTTCGGGCGAGATATTCGTAAGATCTGAACTAAAAGGGGCATTTACCCTTTTCGGGTCTGCCGTCTTTCGAAGGAATTATCGGGGGGGGTTGTATGAGTTTTGAGGTTTTATGTGGAATTTCACTTTTCTTCGGAGGTTTGAAGTTTATGAGTTGTTTTCTTTATCGGTAGTGTCATCGGAAGGAATCTGGGCGCTTCCTTAACACTCTGATCAATAGGTTGCCTGCAGGGTATATAAATGAAGAAAATACAGTGGATTATTTCATTTAACCGCCGGGTTATACGATAGAATGAGACCCTTCCTGAACCGGCAGGCTGTAAAATTGAAATTTATTACTTTAATTTTTGTTGAAATTTGAATTAAAAGGGGCATTTACCCTTTTCGGGTCTGCCGTCTTTCGAAGGAATTATTGGAGGTTGTATGAGTTTAGAGGTTTTAGGTGGTATTCCTCTTCTCTTGGGGGGTTGGAGTAGTATGAGTTGTTTTCTTTATCGGTAGTGCCATGGGACGGGAGTCTGGCCAACTCCCTAACACTCTGATCAATAGATTGTCTCCGGGGTATATAAATGAAGAAAATACAATGGATTATTTCATTTAACCCTCGGGTTATACGATTGAATGAAATCCGTTCTTGAACCGGCTGGTAATAAATTTGAAATTCGTCCTTTATCCGAGAGTTCCGGAGATGAACCAAAGCCCGAATCCTATTAAGAATATCCCGCACGCGAATATTACGCCCCTGTACATTCTCTCGGGCATAACATTCTTTCCTTTGGAGACTCCCGCTGATACGAAGGTGAACCACCCGAGATCCGAGAACCAGTGCCCGATCATGAATGCAGCGGCGAATATGATTCCTCCCTTCAGCCCTTCGAGAAGAAAGCCTGCCCCTGTCGTAAGCCACCAGATCCAGAAGTAGGGGTTCGTAGCCGATGTTATGATCCCCGCAAGAAAAGGTGCTGTTCCCGCCTGAACGCTTCCGCTTCTCCCTATATTTATATTTCGCGACGAGAGTATGTTCATCAGCCCGAAAATGACGAGTACTGCACCCCCGGCAACCGCAATTTCGCTTGTGTATTCGGAAAGAGCCGCGGACATTCCGAATATTACGGCTATTGCTATTGCAAGCTCTATTGCAATGTGCCCTGATGTGACCCTCGGCCCTGCGGTCCAACCGGACTTCAGGGACTCGTTGATCGTCGCGACAAGGGTCGGACCGGGAACGAGGGCGCCGGTCAGGCCGATCAGGAATGAAAGCACAAAGAATTCGGGGAGTGTGAACATGAATCCGGTCCTTTAAGTGGAGAAATGTATTCTGAAAAGAGGTGATAAAGGTTGGTAAAGGGGAGATTGTCCTGTTCAGACAGGGATCACTATCGGGCTGTTTTTGAATGTCTCTACATGGACGTCGACACCGTAGACTTCCCGTATCGATTCCGGAGTTATAATATCAGGCCCGCCTGCAGCGAATATCTGTCCGTCCTTGAGAAGGACGAACTTGTCCGAGAACCGAAGCGCCGTATTGATGTCGTGCATTGTCATAACGGCAGAGACCGAGTGGCCTCTTACGACCGCCTTTATTATTCTCAGTATCTCCTGCTGGTTCTTAAGATCGAGGCTGCTCGTAGGCTCGTCGAGCAGCATGAGTTTGGGTTCCTGGACGAGTGCCCTTGCGACACTTACCTTCTGGAGTTCTCCGCCGCTCATCTCGTCGATATATCTCATGGCAAGGTCCTCCATATGAAGGCGTTTGATAGCCGCATCGACGATCTTCAGGTCGTTGTCACTTGTATTCCAGGTGATATGCGGCCTCCTGCCGAGGAGGATTGCATCATATGCCGTAAGCCGCCCCTTTTCACAGTGCTGCGGGACATAGCCGACTCTCTTCGCCACATTGAGAAGATCCATCTTCATGATATCCTCCTCCTCTATCAGGATCGAGCCGGCCTTCGGGTGGTGGATCTTGTTTATGCATTTCAGCAGAGTAGTCTTTCCGACACCGTTCGGCCCGAGGATTGTCATTATTTCATTTGGCTGGACATCGAAGGAGACGTCTCTTAAAACATCCCTGCTTCTGTAGCTGAATTCAATTCCGTTTATACTCAATATCATCTCTTATACCCCTTCAACAGCAGGTATATGAACACCGGCGCACCGAGGAACGCGGTAAGAATCGCAACGGGGAGGACATGCGGTGCGAGGATGAGCCTGGCCGCGGTGTCGGATGCAAGGAGAAGCACCCCGCCGAATACGATCGTTGCCGGTATCAGGAACCTGTGATCGTCACCGACTATTCTTCTTGCCATATGCGGGCATACAAGGCCGACGAATCCGATTACTCCGAGGAAGGAGATGACGATTGCCGAGAGAAAAGATGCAACAATCATCCCGACGAGACGGACTCTCTCGACATTGACACCGAGGCCTTTCGCCGTTTCGTCGCCTGCGTCGATTGCATTGTAATTCCACATGTTCATGACAAAGTAGATCGAACAGACTATCGTTGCAACGCCCATGAGAATCAGTTCGGTTCCGTGAGCTCTTGCAACATCGCCGAAGCTCCAGAATACCACAGCTGCGAGCTGTGTGTCGTCGGCAAAGTACTGCAGGAACATGGTTCCGGCTGTGAAGAGCGATCCTATCGCAACTCCGGCAAGGACCATGATCTCGGGAGAAGCACCCCGTATTTTTGACAGAAGAAGGATTACTCCTGTGGCGATCATCGCGAAGATGAAGGCGATTATTGTCGTAATGTATGGATTGTCGATTACGACCGCATCGGCACCCGTGCTGTGCATGGTGCCGGTTCCGAGAACGATAACAGAGAATGCCGCCCCGAATGCTGCAGCATTCGATATACCCAGGGTGTACGGAGATCCGAGGGGATTCCTGAGGATCGACTGCATCGCTACGCCGGCGACTGCAAGTGCAGCGCCTGCGATTATTGCGGAGATCGCCTGCGGGAATCTTATGTTCCAGATGATCGTATCCCACTGGGTATTGAGATTCGCACCGAAAAGGGTCTTTGCCACATCAAGAGGCGGTATACCCACGGCGCCTACCGATATCGAGATTATCAGGAGAATGAACAGGAGGATAATTCCTGCAATAATGAAAGTGATCTTCTTTCCAATGTATCTGCTGTAATTTTCCGGGATTTCCCCGCCGTTAAGATGTATCTCTGCCACTCTCCTGAAAAAATTTAGAGTTTTATCTGTGTGAAGCCAAGATTATCGTAATATGCGTTAAGTTCGTCGAATACCGGTTCTCCTACGAGGAACGTGTAGATCTCATCCGCCTTTTCGGCAGGATTGATATCGGCGAACTGGTCGGGATAAAGAACTGATCCTACATAGTATGCATCCGCAAGGACCGATCCGTAGTTGGATGAGTAGTAGTTGTACGGGAGCACTCCGTAGACTTTGTCGGACTTTACGGCGTCAGGAGTCTGGTAGGACTCGTCTGTCTTCAGTTCATCGATTGCGGAGGGTGTTGTCTGTAACGTTCCGAGATCGACAAACAGGACTTCGGGGTTCCACTCTATTATCTTCTCCTTTGCAACGTCTGCATGCTCCGTTCCCATCTCCCCGGCGACGTTATAGGCGTTTACGAATACGAAGGGCGGGTACGACGGTTCTGTCGACTGGAACCCGTGCGGTCCCCTGTACGAGATTCCACCGACATAGGTGCTGATCTTGTCATCTTCTGCTACTGATTCGGTACGTGTGTTGAGGTCCGCGATACTGCTGTTGAAGAACTCGATTACATCTTTTGCACGATCCTCCTTGCCCATGACCTCTCCCATTATGGTGAGGGACTGGTACAGGTCTGATCTTTCTACACTAAGGCTTCCGTATGTAAGTGCAACTACAGGTATTCCAGTCTTATCCTGGAGTTCGTCGATTTCACTTGCGGACGTAGGATTGGATTTGAATATGACCTGTGGGTTGCACGCGATAATCTTCTCGGGATCGTCGGCTCCGCGGTACTCACCTATCAGCGGGTAATTCTTTAACTGGGGATTCGCTATCGCGTAAGGTCTTCCTTCAAGCTGCTGTTCTTCGATCTCGATATCGTCGACACCGACTATCTTGTCCTGTGCCTCCAGGTATACCAGAAGCCTGAGAGTTCCTGAACCGGAGCATACAACCGATTCGGGGTTTTTAGGAACCGTAACCCCTCTTCCGAGCGAGTCGGTAATCGTAATGGTCTCTGAGACAGCCGAGCCTCCGGTTGTTTCACCCGCGGTGCTGTCGGTACCCGT includes these proteins:
- a CDS encoding response regulator: MSGDVERSADDPVKILIVEDDAIIAMDMEQVLNGKGYKVVGRVDRGEKALAAVEEKKPDIVLMDINIKGSVNGIDVAKMLLNDIHIKVIYVTAYSDVNMKEKAFETEPVGYLIKPVRETELIDMIRQATGGDS
- a CDS encoding LysE family translocator, with product MFTLPEFFVLSFLIGLTGALVPGPTLVATINESLKSGWTAGPRVTSGHIAIELAIAIAVIFGMSAALSEYTSEIAVAGGAVLVIFGLMNILSSRNINIGRSGSVQAGTAPFLAGIITSATNPYFWIWWLTTGAGFLLEGLKGGIIFAAAFMIGHWFSDLGWFTFVSAGVSKGKNVMPERMYRGVIFACGIFLIGFGLWFISGTLG
- a CDS encoding ABC transporter ATP-binding protein, with the protein product MILSINGIEFSYRSRDVLRDVSFDVQPNEIMTILGPNGVGKTTLLKCINKIHHPKAGSILIEEEDIMKMDLLNVAKRVGYVPQHCEKGRLTAYDAILLGRRPHITWNTSDNDLKIVDAAIKRLHMEDLAMRYIDEMSGGELQKVSVARALVQEPKLMLLDEPTSSLDLKNQQEILRIIKAVVRGHSVSAVMTMHDINTALRFSDKFVLLKDGQIFAAGGPDIITPESIREVYGVDVHVETFKNSPIVIPV
- a CDS encoding FecCD family ABC transporter permease; its protein translation is MHLNGGEIPENYSRYIGKKITFIIAGIILLFILLIISISVGAVGIPPLDVAKTLFGANLNTQWDTIIWNIRFPQAISAIIAGAALAVAGVAMQSILRNPLGSPYTLGISNAAAFGAAFSVIVLGTGTMHSTGADAVVIDNPYITTIIAFIFAMIATGVILLLSKIRGASPEIMVLAGVAIGSLFTAGTMFLQYFADDTQLAAVVFWSFGDVARAHGTELILMGVATIVCSIYFVMNMWNYNAIDAGDETAKGLGVNVERVRLVGMIVASFLSAIVISFLGVIGFVGLVCPHMARRIVGDDHRFLIPATIVFGGVLLLASDTAARLILAPHVLPVAILTAFLGAPVFIYLLLKGYKR
- a CDS encoding iron ABC transporter substrate-binding protein, with product MSKKIVILSVLLVLMAVTAFFAGCTGTDSTAGETTGGSAVSETITITDSLGRGVTVPKNPESVVCSGSGTLRLLVYLEAQDKIVGVDDIEIEEQQLEGRPYAIANPQLKNYPLIGEYRGADDPEKIIACNPQVIFKSNPTSASEIDELQDKTGIPVVALTYGSLSVERSDLYQSLTIMGEVMGKEDRAKDVIEFFNSSIADLNTRTESVAEDDKISTYVGGISYRGPHGFQSTEPSYPPFVFVNAYNVAGEMGTEHADVAKEKIIEWNPEVLFVDLGTLQTTPSAIDELKTDESYQTPDAVKSDKVYGVLPYNYYSSNYGSVLADAYYVGSVLYPDQFADINPAEKADEIYTFLVGEPVFDELNAYYDNLGFTQIKL